The Metabacillus litoralis genome contains a region encoding:
- a CDS encoding type II secretion system F family protein, with the protein MAKFKYEGRDRTGKKSGKVTANSRREAVLKLSELGIRITNIEEIPETLLTKDIAIGNPVKLQEFVIYLRQFSTLLRAGVTIVDATNILAKQTSSKPLRKALEQMEDDLKSGQALSVAAAKHKRIFSSMFVNMIKAGEASGSMEETLDRLAVQYEKQHRTKQKIQSALAYPMAVAIVAVVVVIFLLVSVVPTFVSMFEGFGAQLPAITLFVLNSSIFMQEYWYIVILFFVAVFSTFYGLRKNKQTKYYLDVVALRMPIFGSMIQKAVLARMTRTLSSLFSSSVPILQSLLIVEKIVENEVVAKVIANSRVSLENGLSLTEPMKKHWAFPPLVTQMIAIGEETGSLDEMLGKVADFYEEEVENSTDRLKSLIEPLMIVLLAGIVGTIVIAIIVPMFDIFNHVQM; encoded by the coding sequence ATGGCAAAATTTAAATATGAAGGTCGTGACCGTACAGGTAAAAAGTCAGGGAAAGTAACTGCCAATTCAAGGCGTGAAGCGGTGTTAAAACTAAGTGAACTCGGAATACGAATTACCAATATTGAAGAAATACCAGAAACACTGTTAACAAAGGATATAGCAATTGGTAATCCTGTAAAGCTTCAGGAATTTGTTATTTATCTTAGGCAATTTTCCACGTTGTTACGAGCAGGAGTGACAATAGTAGATGCAACAAATATCTTAGCTAAGCAAACTAGCAGTAAACCGCTACGAAAAGCATTAGAGCAAATGGAGGATGATTTAAAATCCGGACAAGCCTTATCTGTTGCAGCAGCAAAGCATAAACGGATCTTTTCATCGATGTTCGTGAATATGATTAAAGCTGGTGAAGCAAGCGGTAGTATGGAAGAAACACTGGACAGGCTTGCTGTTCAATATGAAAAACAGCATCGGACTAAGCAAAAGATTCAATCTGCGTTGGCTTATCCTATGGCTGTTGCGATTGTCGCTGTTGTTGTTGTTATCTTCTTACTAGTTTCTGTTGTTCCTACCTTCGTTTCCATGTTTGAAGGATTTGGAGCACAATTACCGGCTATTACACTGTTTGTCTTAAACTCTAGTATTTTTATGCAAGAGTATTGGTATATTGTTATCCTGTTTTTTGTTGCTGTTTTTTCTACCTTTTACGGGTTACGGAAAAATAAGCAGACAAAGTATTATTTAGATGTTGTTGCCCTTCGTATGCCGATCTTTGGAAGTATGATTCAAAAAGCTGTATTAGCACGAATGACAAGAACACTTAGTTCGTTATTTTCAAGCTCTGTGCCGATTCTTCAGTCTTTATTAATTGTGGAAAAAATCGTTGAAAATGAAGTCGTAGCAAAGGTGATCGCCAATTCTCGTGTTTCCTTGGAAAATGGTTTGTCATTAACAGAACCGATGAAAAAGCATTGGGCATTCCCACCACTTGTTACTCAAATGATCGCCATTGGGGAAGAAACGGGTTCGTTAGATGAAATGCTTGGAAAAGTCGCGGACTTTTATGAAGAAGAAGTAGAAAACAGCACAGACCGACTAAAGTCACTAATTGAGCCATTAATGATCGTTCTATTAGCAGGTATAGTTGGTACGATTGTCATAGCCATTATCGTTCCAATGTTCGATATATTCAACCACGTACAGATGTGA
- a CDS encoding VanW family protein codes for MNLNRGLKIYLVLLISTVYLVSFSQMGVKAYDAFLSKGTFEPGTLIGSVNIENMTKEQAINELNQEVAAWFKGQYLQLSINEENTVIGQDFFTFDFPATVDSITNGASNELIVSVNQTVYEEQLKSLLNERYDTIDHEQLQAVIEVAVKKMVPENQFFSIGAYVKSDLNTVAAENFVSTSFDYNLVQRVVDSIGTITVPAQSQVSMLELIEKSDNLPQEGLNVVSSALYKTFLTTNFVIVERHTGHELPETIELGYEANIIKDKSDLKWYNPNQSEYTISLKLTNAGLLVRINGAPFLYSYKVNLEEKTSFKPKSIIRYTSLLEEGQEKVIQKGKDGLSVKITREVFDLEGAFVESEEIAEDFYPPTHKIIETGFINRLLNNQSTNDISEETESTKQETIENDESSEEDNKDSNTSGNEEKSNSEDIWETPSKNAIEK; via the coding sequence TTGAACTTAAACAGAGGGTTGAAAATATATCTAGTATTGCTTATTTCCACTGTTTATTTGGTTAGTTTTTCACAAATGGGTGTGAAGGCTTATGATGCATTTCTGTCAAAAGGAACTTTTGAGCCAGGAACACTAATTGGTTCTGTCAATATAGAAAATATGACAAAAGAGCAGGCTATAAATGAGTTGAATCAAGAAGTAGCAGCATGGTTTAAAGGTCAATATTTGCAGCTGTCTATTAATGAAGAAAATACAGTAATCGGACAGGACTTTTTTACCTTTGATTTTCCAGCAACAGTTGACTCGATCACTAATGGAGCGAGTAATGAGTTGATAGTATCAGTTAATCAAACTGTTTATGAAGAACAACTAAAATCCCTGCTTAATGAGCGGTACGATACGATTGATCATGAGCAACTTCAAGCTGTAATTGAAGTTGCTGTGAAAAAGATGGTTCCTGAAAATCAATTTTTCTCAATTGGAGCATATGTAAAAAGCGACTTAAATACAGTAGCAGCAGAAAATTTTGTTTCAACATCATTTGATTATAACTTGGTTCAAAGGGTGGTTGACTCAATTGGCACAATCACCGTACCAGCTCAATCACAAGTTTCTATGCTAGAACTTATAGAGAAATCAGACAATCTTCCACAGGAAGGGTTAAATGTTGTTTCATCAGCCCTTTATAAAACATTTCTAACAACTAATTTTGTCATTGTTGAACGCCATACAGGTCATGAGTTGCCAGAAACAATTGAACTTGGATATGAGGCAAATATTATAAAGGATAAGTCTGATTTAAAATGGTATAACCCGAATCAATCGGAATATACGATTTCTTTAAAGTTAACGAATGCTGGGCTACTTGTAAGAATAAATGGGGCACCTTTTTTATACAGCTATAAGGTAAATTTAGAGGAAAAAACATCTTTTAAACCAAAATCAATTATTCGATATACTAGTTTACTAGAAGAGGGTCAAGAAAAGGTCATTCAGAAAGGTAAGGATGGTTTATCTGTTAAGATCACTCGTGAGGTATTTGATTTAGAGGGAGCCTTTGTTGAGTCCGAGGAAATTGCCGAAGATTTTTATCCTCCTACTCATAAAATAATTGAAACTGGTTTCATTAATAGATTGCTAAATAATCAATCTACTAACGACATCAGTGAAGAGACTGAAAGTACGAAGCAGGAAACAATAGAAAACGACGAATCATCTGAAGAAGACAACAAAGATAGCAATACATCTGGGAATGAAGAGAAATCTAACAGTGAAGATATTTGGGAAACTCCTTCAAAAAATGCAATTGAAAAATAA
- a CDS encoding prepilin-type N-terminal cleavage/methylation domain-containing protein produces MLKKLMKNERGLTLIELLAVVVILGIIAAIAIPAIGGMINNSRMDAHIANAKQIANAARLTVAAEATPIPDDGVEIGLDDLIEDGLIEAIDDPSDDGDYSAADTVVNVFQGTDEIEYRVQLVSQEDHNYIVRAEGQDTIPNADDLERENIDLP; encoded by the coding sequence ATGTTGAAAAAACTTATGAAAAATGAGCGCGGATTAACGTTAATCGAGCTTTTAGCGGTAGTTGTAATCCTTGGGATTATTGCTGCGATCGCGATTCCGGCGATTGGTGGGATGATTAATAACTCACGTATGGATGCTCATATTGCGAATGCAAAACAAATAGCAAATGCTGCTAGGTTAACAGTAGCAGCTGAGGCAACACCAATACCAGATGATGGAGTAGAAATTGGTTTAGATGACTTAATTGAAGATGGGTTAATAGAAGCAATTGACGACCCTAGTGATGATGGAGACTACAGTGCTGCAGATACTGTTGTTAACGTGTTTCAGGGAACTGATGAAATTGAATATCGTGTACAATTAGTTAGTCAAGAAGATCATAATTATATAGTAAGGGCTGAAGGACAAGATACAATCCCTAATGCTGATGATCTTGAAAGAGAAAATATTGATTTACCATAA
- a CDS encoding PRC-barrel domain-containing protein, giving the protein MKKSSEIVGLPIISITAGLELGNVKSLVVNPEKGTVDFLTVEHDDWQVSVKAIPFRKVIGIGEFAVTIDSDNAIIDLNEIPIANQLVNKRIKITDTRVITRKGQLLGEAKEYYLNEETGVIIGLHLFVNNKDVYVKSEHVLTFGKDILVVSEDAAAALLESAKQLVEEDVSTENQNSTVEELLEDLLPVEKKDQFEDLDNEQIDVIKEKQIQLLEGKRVIKDIYGSDQQLLIEKGTVLSNDDIKKAQNDGPSTFVELSMNTEM; this is encoded by the coding sequence ATGAAAAAAAGTAGTGAAATTGTAGGTTTACCAATTATTAGTATTACAGCGGGGTTAGAGCTAGGAAATGTAAAATCACTTGTGGTGAATCCTGAAAAAGGGACGGTTGATTTTTTAACAGTTGAACACGATGACTGGCAGGTTAGTGTTAAGGCTATTCCATTTAGAAAAGTGATTGGAATTGGTGAGTTTGCCGTTACAATCGATTCAGATAATGCCATTATTGACTTAAATGAAATTCCAATCGCTAATCAGCTTGTTAATAAACGAATTAAAATCACTGATACTCGTGTGATTACTCGAAAAGGTCAATTACTTGGAGAAGCGAAAGAATATTACCTAAATGAAGAAACAGGTGTTATTATTGGCCTTCACTTGTTTGTAAACAATAAGGATGTATATGTAAAGTCAGAGCATGTACTAACATTTGGAAAAGATATATTAGTTGTAAGTGAAGATGCTGCCGCAGCATTACTGGAGTCTGCAAAACAGCTTGTTGAAGAGGACGTTTCAACAGAAAACCAAAATAGTACGGTAGAAGAATTATTAGAAGATCTATTACCAGTAGAAAAGAAAGATCAATTTGAGGATCTTGACAATGAACAGATTGATGTAATTAAGGAAAAACAAATACAGTTATTAGAAGGAAAAAGAGTCATTAAAGATATTTATGGATCTGATCAGCAATTACTTATTGAAAAAGGTACTGTCTTGTCAAATGATGATATAAAAAAGGCCCAAAATGATGGACCAAGTACTTTTGTTGAACTGTCTATGAATACTGAAATGTAA
- a CDS encoding pilus assembly protein PilO, whose product MIEWRKKHTIIIVLTLVLSSLVVYFSYLLFIKPKAQQIDSLQSQIETENTLIQTLQKSSAGSTSNEAMLSAVELQKILPVSPFEEQFLLDLEKAETISNSMITSLTFQEGEEVTTEEEGDELVEAYEEKLDPDAEKDNAAETSQEVKTEPMPEGLEKLTVELTVTSPSYYELEDFIRILENSKRITQIESVSVEGNPEFVHLLEDSEETDYEYNVVVSTFYLPSLEELREQLPPIFTPEPSDKQNPFTNAIEEEDEDQS is encoded by the coding sequence ATGATTGAATGGAGAAAAAAACATACAATAATCATCGTCCTTACACTTGTTCTATCTTCTCTTGTTGTTTATTTTTCTTATTTACTTTTCATTAAGCCAAAAGCTCAACAAATAGACAGCTTGCAAAGTCAAATTGAAACGGAAAATACACTTATTCAAACTTTGCAAAAGTCTAGTGCTGGATCAACTAGTAATGAAGCGATGCTTTCTGCAGTAGAATTACAAAAAATTCTGCCAGTTAGTCCTTTTGAAGAACAATTTCTTCTAGACTTAGAAAAAGCGGAGACAATATCTAATAGTATGATTACGTCATTAACTTTTCAAGAAGGTGAAGAGGTCACTACTGAAGAAGAGGGTGACGAGCTTGTCGAAGCATACGAAGAGAAATTAGATCCTGATGCAGAAAAAGACAATGCTGCAGAAACATCCCAAGAAGTAAAAACAGAGCCAATGCCGGAAGGGTTGGAAAAATTAACGGTTGAATTAACCGTAACATCTCCGAGCTATTATGAATTAGAAGATTTTATCCGAATTTTGGAAAACTCTAAAAGAATAACACAAATTGAATCTGTTTCAGTAGAAGGAAATCCTGAATTCGTTCATCTCCTTGAAGATAGTGAGGAAACAGATTATGAATACAATGTTGTTGTTTCGACATTTTATTTACCTAGCTTGGAAGAGTTACGAGAACAGCTACCACCAATTTTTACGCCTGAGCCAAGTGATAAACAAAATCCATTTACAAATGCGATTGAAGAAGAGGACGAAGACCAATCATAG
- a CDS encoding type IV pilus twitching motility protein PilT, with translation MKAKIDSILKLAYEKQASDIHLSVGVPPVIRINGELVRIGENMLMPADTEEMAKGMISSAKWSLFEEKGELDFSYGIPGVSRFRVNAFRQRSCISLAVRIVPRNIPSIDDLQLPSILKSIVEKPHGLILVTGPTGSGKSTTLASMISFMNQTMKRHVITLEDPIEYLHKHQKCIVDQREVGFDTGSFASGLKAALRQDPDVILVGELRDLETIHTAITAAETGHLVLGTLHTSSAASTVDRIIDVFPANQQPQIRLQLASVLVGVISQRLFPTVDKSGRRAVTEILLNNSAVASLIRNEKTYQIPSVIQTSRAQGMQTFESSLSEYVKAGIISSEAALPYKQGTTD, from the coding sequence TTGAAAGCAAAAATTGACTCTATATTAAAGCTTGCTTATGAAAAGCAAGCTTCAGACATTCATTTGTCAGTTGGTGTGCCTCCCGTTATACGAATTAACGGCGAGTTAGTTCGAATTGGCGAAAACATGTTAATGCCTGCTGATACAGAAGAAATGGCAAAGGGAATGATTTCTTCAGCAAAATGGTCATTGTTTGAAGAAAAAGGAGAGCTTGATTTTTCTTACGGAATTCCAGGTGTATCTCGCTTTCGTGTTAATGCATTTCGTCAGCGCTCTTGTATCTCTCTAGCTGTACGAATTGTTCCAAGAAATATTCCATCAATTGACGATTTGCAGTTGCCATCGATTTTAAAATCAATTGTGGAAAAGCCCCATGGACTTATCTTAGTAACTGGACCAACCGGCAGTGGAAAATCAACAACACTTGCGTCGATGATTTCCTTTATGAATCAAACGATGAAGCGCCATGTTATTACACTTGAGGATCCGATTGAATATTTGCATAAACATCAAAAATGTATTGTTGATCAACGTGAAGTTGGTTTTGATACAGGTAGCTTTGCATCAGGTTTAAAAGCAGCACTAAGACAGGATCCAGATGTGATTTTAGTTGGAGAGCTTCGCGATTTAGAAACAATTCACACAGCAATAACTGCAGCAGAAACAGGACATCTTGTTCTTGGTACACTTCACACGTCGTCTGCTGCATCAACAGTTGATAGGATCATCGATGTGTTTCCGGCTAATCAGCAGCCACAAATCCGACTTCAGCTTGCTTCCGTGTTAGTAGGGGTTATATCACAAAGGCTTTTCCCGACAGTTGATAAATCAGGGCGCCGTGCTGTAACTGAAATTTTATTAAATAACTCGGCAGTTGCCAGCTTAATACGAAATGAAAAAACATACCAAATTCCGAGCGTGATTCAAACAAGTCGAGCACAAGGAATGCAAACCTTTGAAAGCTCTCTTTCAGAGTATGTAAAAGCAGGCATTATTTCTTCTGAAGCAGCTTTACCTTACAAACAAGGGACGACAGACTAA
- a CDS encoding PilN domain-containing protein, with protein MLAEINLLPQKQQRNYTNILVILIVAVMLLCATLTIFSLLNKKNGQIAQLEQEYNTAQQQTTVLQQQASQSTDSDALSNLEKAIQWSEEYPVDFVPLLNELTKQLPEKGYFYQMDYLDSSSLELIVQFESSSETAYYLKRLKESNLLEEVKLLTVETVPIDVAKEDSVPRYLAGYKLLIDRAALKAFGEEDSEE; from the coding sequence ATGTTAGCGGAAATTAATTTACTCCCACAAAAACAGCAAAGAAATTACACCAATATTCTCGTTATCTTAATTGTGGCCGTCATGCTACTCTGTGCAACGCTGACTATTTTTTCATTACTGAACAAGAAAAATGGACAAATAGCTCAATTAGAACAAGAATATAATACAGCTCAGCAGCAGACGACCGTTCTGCAGCAGCAAGCGAGTCAAAGTACTGATTCCGATGCTTTATCAAATTTGGAAAAGGCTATTCAATGGTCTGAAGAATATCCAGTAGATTTTGTTCCTTTATTAAATGAATTAACAAAGCAGCTGCCTGAAAAAGGGTATTTCTATCAAATGGATTACTTGGATAGCTCTTCACTGGAATTGATTGTACAGTTTGAGTCATCTAGTGAAACAGCCTATTATTTAAAAAGACTCAAAGAATCTAACTTATTAGAAGAAGTGAAATTACTAACAGTAGAAACGGTACCAATTGATGTAGCAAAAGAAGATTCTGTTCCGCGATATCTTGCTGGATATAAACTGCTTATTGACAGAGCTGCCCTTAAGGCTTTTGGAGAGGAGGACAGTGAAGAATGA
- a CDS encoding prepilin peptidase, with the protein MLTTIILHTYIFILGATLGSFFNVVGLRVPLKKSIAYPSSACPVCDKKLSPIELIPILSYVLQMGKCKNCKTSISPLYPSMELLTAILFTISPLLVGWSKELIIAWSLISLCMIVTVSDLKYMIIPDKVNLFFLVLFFIERMFIRTEPWWDPIAGLIIGTLVPLVIILVSRGGMGGGDMKLLAVFGVVLGWKLVLLTFFIATLVGTIVGVAGMLTGRVKKGKPFPFGPFLVIGALVAYFFGSDLISLYMTTFFSYLY; encoded by the coding sequence ATGTTAACAACCATCATCCTACACACCTACATCTTCATACTAGGCGCAACACTCGGCTCCTTTTTCAATGTCGTCGGACTCCGTGTCCCACTAAAAAAATCCATTGCATACCCAAGCTCAGCATGCCCTGTATGTGACAAAAAACTATCACCAATTGAACTAATTCCAATACTTTCTTACGTACTCCAAATGGGCAAATGCAAAAACTGCAAAACGTCTATTTCACCATTATATCCATCAATGGAACTACTAACAGCGATTCTTTTTACGATTTCACCGCTTTTGGTGGGATGGTCAAAAGAATTGATTATAGCATGGTCACTTATTTCACTTTGCATGATTGTTACCGTATCAGATTTGAAATATATGATTATTCCTGATAAGGTGAATTTGTTTTTTCTTGTTTTATTTTTTATTGAAAGAATGTTCATACGTACTGAACCATGGTGGGATCCAATTGCCGGTCTAATTATTGGGACTCTTGTACCTCTCGTTATTATTTTAGTCAGTCGAGGAGGTATGGGGGGCGGAGATATGAAGCTTTTAGCTGTTTTTGGTGTTGTGCTTGGCTGGAAACTTGTGCTCCTAACCTTTTTTATAGCCACATTAGTTGGTACGATAGTAGGAGTAGCTGGAATGCTGACAGGTCGTGTGAAAAAGGGCAAACCTTTCCCTTTTGGTCCGTTTCTTGTTATTGGCGCTTTAGTGGCTTATTTCTTTGGTTCTGACCTTATCTCGCTATACATGACTACATTCTTTTCTTACTTATATTAA
- the pilM gene encoding type IV pilus biogenesis protein PilM, with translation MALPLFRQTKHSINLYISNYSIQLLELKSTDPLVVNHFVETYLPEGIVVDGQIKDADKLAMILDQCMSDWGIKRKQVRFITPDAFISVRKVKVPADLKDDEIKGYLYLELGNNIHLPFEEPVFDFVPLQETEIEKEILLFAAPEAMIKQYTELLDDLKLEATAADLSALSNYRLLYNKQHVKSKDNTLLVEVKLDSVNFSIFEDCKPIFTRHLPLEGMLKKWSYKLETETQLYYQYECKEPEELSLQFRDVVKEIEKIINFYRFSLHQGDHQITHIELLGDNPYIHELQKDLKELGTSITISLFKDRVYTHKNIVVPAKFHTVLGLALKEV, from the coding sequence ATGGCTCTTCCTTTATTTAGACAAACTAAACATTCTATTAACTTATATATATCAAATTATTCCATTCAATTGCTTGAGCTTAAAAGTACAGATCCACTAGTTGTGAACCATTTTGTTGAAACGTATTTGCCTGAAGGAATTGTCGTAGACGGGCAGATTAAGGATGCTGATAAGCTTGCGATGATTTTGGATCAGTGTATGAGTGACTGGGGGATCAAGCGTAAACAGGTACGATTTATAACTCCGGATGCATTCATCAGTGTTCGAAAAGTGAAGGTACCGGCAGATTTAAAAGATGATGAGATAAAAGGCTATCTTTATTTAGAGCTTGGGAACAATATTCATCTTCCTTTTGAAGAGCCTGTATTTGACTTTGTTCCTCTGCAAGAAACAGAGATTGAAAAGGAAATTCTTCTGTTTGCAGCACCAGAGGCTATGATTAAGCAATACACAGAGCTACTTGATGATTTGAAGCTAGAGGCAACTGCTGCAGATTTATCGGCACTTTCTAATTACAGATTGCTTTATAACAAACAGCATGTGAAAAGTAAAGATAACACATTGTTAGTGGAAGTAAAGCTTGACTCAGTCAATTTTAGTATATTTGAAGATTGTAAGCCGATTTTTACACGTCATTTACCGTTAGAAGGAATGTTGAAAAAATGGTCGTACAAACTTGAAACGGAAACACAATTATACTATCAATATGAATGTAAAGAGCCTGAAGAGCTTTCTCTTCAATTTCGGGATGTTGTGAAAGAAATCGAAAAAATCATCAATTTCTATCGATTTAGTCTTCATCAAGGAGATCATCAAATAACACATATTGAATTATTAGGTGATAATCCGTATATACATGAATTACAGAAAGACTTAAAAGAGCTGGGAACATCCATTACTATTTCTCTTTTCAAAGATCGTGTATACACACATAAAAACATAGTTGTTCCCGCTAAGTTTCATACTGTGCTTGGATTAGCATTAAAAGAGGTGTAA
- a CDS encoding GspE/PulE family protein, whose translation MNDTRKRLGDLLLDSGLITAEQLQSALAEKQKGQRLGDALLERGFITEQQLIEVLEFQLGIPHVSLYRFPFDQKLIKLVSKEMAKRNLLIPIKIEGDKLFVAMADPMDFYAIDDLRLATGFQIETAIASKDDILRAINKYYEIDDSMSDIMNQLTVQDEVQEEKITSDDSPVVRLVNQILQNAVQQKASDIHIDPQETKVLIRFRVDGVLKNERTFPKHMQSVLVARLKIMANLDITEHRVPQDGRIKMHIEFHPIDLRVSTLPTIYGEKIVMRILDLGSTLNDLNKLGFNSLNLKRFKTLIENPTGIMLITGPTGSGKSSTLYAALNHLNSEEVNIITIEDPVEYQLEGINQIQVNANVGMTFAKGLRSILRQDPNIIMVGEIRDRETADVAVRASLTGHLVLSTLHTNDSLGTITRLVDMGVEPFLVASSLTGVVAQRLVRKVCRDCASEQAPTQREIEIFAKRGLSIDKVVRGRGCGTCNMTGYKGRLAIHELLMLSDEMKRVIMNNEPFSRLRDLAIKNKTIFLIDDGLLKVKQGLTTTEEILRVTVAE comes from the coding sequence ATGAACGATACTAGAAAAAGATTGGGAGACTTATTACTAGATTCAGGACTTATAACAGCAGAACAACTACAATCGGCTCTAGCAGAAAAACAAAAGGGGCAGCGATTAGGGGATGCCTTACTTGAAAGAGGGTTTATTACAGAGCAGCAATTAATTGAGGTTCTAGAATTTCAGTTAGGAATTCCACATGTAAGCTTGTATCGTTTTCCGTTTGATCAAAAATTAATTAAGCTTGTTTCAAAAGAAATGGCTAAGCGTAATTTATTAATTCCAATCAAAATTGAGGGAGACAAGCTTTTTGTTGCGATGGCAGACCCGATGGATTTCTATGCCATTGATGATCTCCGTCTAGCAACAGGGTTTCAAATTGAAACAGCCATTGCCTCAAAAGATGATATTTTAAGAGCCATTAATAAGTACTATGAAATTGATGACAGCATGTCAGATATTATGAACCAATTAACGGTTCAAGATGAGGTTCAGGAAGAGAAAATCACAAGTGATGACTCACCTGTTGTTAGACTTGTTAATCAAATACTTCAAAACGCTGTTCAACAAAAAGCCAGTGATATTCATATTGATCCTCAGGAAACAAAAGTGTTAATTCGCTTTCGTGTTGACGGTGTCCTAAAAAATGAACGAACATTTCCAAAGCATATGCAAAGCGTTTTAGTTGCCCGTCTGAAAATCATGGCAAATTTAGATATTACCGAACACCGAGTTCCGCAGGATGGTCGAATTAAAATGCATATCGAATTTCATCCAATTGATCTTCGTGTTTCAACACTTCCGACGATCTACGGTGAGAAGATTGTTATGCGTATTTTGGATCTGGGCAGTACCTTAAATGATTTAAACAAGCTTGGTTTTAATAGCTTAAATTTAAAAAGATTCAAAACATTAATAGAAAATCCTACAGGAATTATGTTGATTACAGGTCCAACAGGCTCAGGGAAATCTTCCACTTTGTATGCAGCGTTAAACCACTTAAATTCAGAGGAAGTAAATATCATTACGATTGAAGATCCAGTTGAATATCAGCTTGAAGGAATCAATCAAATTCAAGTCAATGCAAATGTTGGAATGACATTTGCAAAAGGGCTGCGATCCATTCTTCGTCAAGATCCTAATATTATTATGGTCGGGGAAATTCGTGACCGTGAAACAGCTGATGTTGCAGTACGTGCATCGTTAACAGGACATTTAGTGTTAAGCACGCTTCATACAAATGATTCATTGGGTACCATTACACGTTTGGTTGATATGGGAGTAGAACCGTTTTTAGTGGCCTCTTCTTTAACTGGTGTTGTGGCTCAACGACTTGTTCGGAAAGTATGCCGTGATTGTGCTTCAGAACAAGCCCCTACACAACGAGAAATAGAGATTTTTGCTAAAAGAGGGTTGTCGATTGATAAAGTTGTAAGAGGCAGAGGCTGTGGAACTTGTAATATGACAGGCTATAAAGGAAGATTAGCCATCCATGAGCTTCTCATGTTGAGTGACGAAATGAAACGAGTGATCATGAATAATGAACCATTTTCAAGGCTTCGTGATCTGGCGATAAAAAATAAAACAATCTTTTTAATTGATGATGGTCTACTAAAGGTAAAGCAAGGCTTAACAACAACAGAAGAAATTTTACGTGTGACTGTAGCGGAGTAG
- a CDS encoding SPOR domain-containing protein, protein MDKQTSDTVKIKINGKDRPVSDKEPKTEEYQISSWEEKLQAEKEIASAKKEEEDFPWLLPEDDDTIFEDDPKVVTPKKKKILSNSTVTPFVYSKKTKSKSNFVTFPLKQMFTVILMAIFLGVGFGYIALNFLSNKDMPDASVPTVVTNDTPDTASTEGGNTEEPAAASTSTTTLQLYAVQGGIFSTKEGADTVSSNIKNKGFSSTVIEADGSFTVLAGIGKEKAETEALNNLYKQNSFNDFWGGKQLSLSIATTKTPDQWVSSIVTLSSLASQATNGQSVNQEDIVAVESQIKEIETANETEKSLLSKLSEAAANVKGNKGWEAQQAILEVVASLQS, encoded by the coding sequence ATGGACAAGCAGACCTCAGACACAGTAAAAATTAAAATAAATGGTAAAGATCGTCCTGTGTCAGATAAAGAACCAAAAACAGAAGAATATCAAATATCGTCATGGGAGGAGAAGCTACAGGCTGAAAAAGAAATAGCTTCTGCTAAAAAAGAAGAAGAAGATTTTCCTTGGCTTTTGCCTGAGGATGATGACACTATTTTTGAAGATGATCCTAAGGTAGTGACTCCTAAGAAGAAGAAAATTTTATCAAATTCAACAGTCACACCTTTTGTTTATTCGAAAAAAACAAAAAGCAAAAGTAATTTTGTCACATTTCCTTTAAAACAAATGTTCACAGTGATTCTTATGGCCATTTTTCTAGGAGTTGGATTTGGTTATATTGCATTAAACTTTTTATCTAATAAAGATATGCCAGATGCGTCTGTTCCTACGGTTGTCACAAATGACACACCTGATACAGCTTCAACCGAGGGTGGCAATACAGAGGAGCCAGCAGCAGCTTCAACCTCTACGACAACTCTTCAGCTTTACGCTGTACAAGGTGGGATCTTTTCAACGAAAGAAGGAGCAGATACAGTTTCGTCTAATATAAAAAATAAAGGATTCTCTTCTACAGTGATTGAGGCGGATGGATCTTTCACAGTTTTAGCTGGTATTGGGAAAGAGAAAGCCGAAACAGAAGCCTTAAACAATCTGTATAAACAAAACTCGTTTAATGATTTTTGGGGAGGAAAACAATTATCCCTTTCCATCGCAACTACTAAGACCCCCGATCAGTGGGTAAGCTCAATTGTTACTTTATCTTCACTAGCTTCTCAAGCAACAAATGGGCAAAGTGTGAATCAAGAAGACATAGTGGCTGTTGAGTCACAAATAAAAGAAATTGAAACTGCGAACGAGACAGAAAAGTCTTTACTTAGCAAGCTCTCAGAAGCTGCTGCAAATGTTAAAGGTAATAAAGGGTGGGAAGCTCAGCAAGCTATTTTAGAAGTTGTTGCAAGCTTACAATCTTAG